CGCTCATTCTGCGTGATAAAGACAACACTCAGCGCTTTCTGGAGGAGGAGGCCGAGAAGATGAAGCAGGTGGCGGAGGAGGCAGCACGGCTGAGTGTGGCGGCCCAGGAGGCCGCCCGCCTGCGGCAGCTAGCAGAGGAAGACCTGGCTCAGCAGCGGGCGCTGGCTGAAAAGATGCTGAAGGAAAAGATGCAGGCGGTGCAGGAGGCCACAAGGCTCAAGGCCGAGGCGCAGCTGCTGCAGCAGCAGAAGGAGCTTGCACAGGAGCAGGCGCGGCGGCTACAGGAGGACAAGGAGCAGATGGCGCAGCAACTGGTGCAGGAGACTCAGGGTTTCCAGCGCACCCTGGAGGCGGAGCGCCAGCGGCAGCTGGAGATGAGCGCAGAGGCTGAGCGCTTGAAGCTGCGCGTGGCCGAGATGAGCCGGGCCCAAGCCCGGGCGGAGGAGGATGCCCAGCGCTTCCGTAAGCAGGCTGAGGAGATAGGTGAGAAGCTGCACCGCACTGAGCTCGCCACGCAAGAGAAGGTGACACTAGTGCAGACGCTGGAGATCCAGCGGCAGCAGAGCGACCAAGATGCCGATCGCCTGCGGGAGGCCATTGCTGAGCTGGAGCGGGAGAAGGAGAAGCTCAGGGAGGAGGCCAGGTCACTACAGCTCAAGTCCGAGGAGGTACTGGCCTCACCACTCGCACACAGGTGGGCGGGCAGGCCTGGGTGGGGTGTCCCCAGGGCCCCGATGTCCCTGACCATCCTCCCCTTTCACAGATGCAGACCGTGCAGCAGGAACAGCTGCTACAGGAGACGCAGGCCCTGCAGCAGAGCTTCCTCTCAGAGAAAGACAGCCTGCTGCAGCGGGAACGCTTCATCGAGCAGGAGAAGGCCAAGCTGGAGCGGCTCTTCCAGGATGAGGTGGCCAAGGCTCAGGAGCTGCGTGAGGagcagcggcggcagcagcagcagatggagcaggagaagcagcagctgcTGGCCAGCATGGAGGAGGCCCGGCGGCAGCAGCGTGAGGCTGAAGAGGGCGTGCGGCGCAAGCAGGAGGAGCTGCAGCGCCTggagcagcagcggcagcagcaggaGAAGCTGCTGGCCGAGGAGAACCAGAGGTTGCGCGAGCGGCTACAGCAGCTGGAAGAGGAGCACCGGGCTGCATTGGCACACTCGCAGGTTGTGGCCTCCAAAATCCTACCTAACGGCCGGGATGCACCCGACGGCCCAGCCACAGACGCGGAGCCCGAGCACGCCTTCGATGGTCTGCGGCGGAAGGTGCCAGCCCAGCGGCTACAAGAGGTAGGCATCCTGAGCATGGAGGAGGTACAGCGCCTGGAGCAGGGCCACACCACGGTGGCCCAGCTCTCGCAGCGGGAGGACGTGCGCCGCTACCTGCAGGGCCGCAGCAGCATCGCAGGGCTGCTACTGGAGCCAACCGGTGAGAAGCTGAGTGTGTATGCCGCCCTGCAGAGGCAGCTTCTGAGCCCAGGCACAGCCCTCATCCTGCTTGAGGCTCAGGCGGCCTCAGGCTTCCTCCTGGATCCCGTGCGGAACCGTCGGCTGACTGTCAATGAGGCCGTGAAGGAGGGCCTGGTGGGCCCCGAGCTGCATCATAAGCTGCTGTCGGCCGAGCGCGCCGTCACTGGCTACAAGGACCCTTACACTGGGGAGCAGATCTCCCTGTTCCAGGCCATGAAAAAGGACCTGATCGTCAGGGACCACGGCATCCGCCTGCTGGAGGCCCAGATCGCCACGGGCGGCATCATCGACCCGGTGCACAGCCACCGCGTGCCCGTGCATGTGGCCTACCAGCGTGGCTATTTTGACGAGGAAATGAACCGTGTGCTGGCGGACCCGAGCGACGACACCAAGGGCTTCTTTGACCCCAACACGCACGAGAACCTCACCTACCTACAGCTGATGGAGCGCTGTGTGGAGGACTCTGAGACTGGCCTGCGCCTCCTGCCACTCACAGACCAGGCCGCTAAGGGTGGTGAGCTAGTCTACACTGACTCAGAGGCCCGGGACGTGTTTGAGAAGGCTACTGTGTCCGCACCATTTGGCAAGTTCCAGGGCAGGACGGTGACCATCTGGGAGCTCATCAACTCTGAGTATTTCACGGCGGAGCAGCGGCGGGACCTGCTGCGTCAGTTCCGCACAGGCAAGGTGACTGTGGAGAAGATCATCAAAATCGTCATCACTGTGGTTGAGGAACACGAGCAGAAAGGCCAGCTCTGCTTTGAGGGTCTGCGCGCCCTGGTGCCCGCCGCCGAGCTGCTAGACAGCCAGGTCATCAACCGTGACCTCTATCGCCAGCTGCAGAGGGGCGAACGCTCAGTGCAAGAGGTAGCTGAGGTGGACGCTGTGCGACAGGCTCTGCGGGGCACCAACGTCATCGCAGGTGTGTGGCTGGAGGAGGCAGGGCAGAAGCTGAGCATCTACGAAGCCCTGAAAAAAGAATTATTGCAGCCAGAGGTGGCTGTGGCCCTGCTGGAGGCCCAGGCTGGCACCGGGCACATCATTGACCCCGCCACAAGCGCCCGGCTCACCGTAGACGACGCCGTGCGCGCTGGCCTGGTGGGGCCTGAGCTGCACGAGAAGCTGCTGTCGGCTGAGAAGGCTGTGACAGGCTACAAGGACCCGTACTCGGGGCAGAGCGTTTCCCTGTTCCAGGCCCTGAAGAAGGGCCTCATCCCCAAGGAGCAGGGTCTGCGCCTGCTAGATGCCCAACTCTCCACAGGTGGCATTGTGGATCCCAGCAGGAGCCACCGTGTGCCTCTGGATGTTGCTTGTGCCCGGGGTTACCTGGACAAGGAGACCAGCAAAGCTTTGTTGGCACCCAGGGATGACGCCAAGACTTACTACGACCCCAGTACACGGGAGCCTGTCACCTATGGCCAGCTCCAGCAGCAGTGCCGGCCCGACCAGCTGACGGGTCTGAGCCTGCTGCCGCTCTCAGAGAAGGCCGCCCGGGCCCGGCAGGAGGAGATCTACTCTGAGCTCCAGGCCCGTGAGACCTTCCAGAAGACCACGGTCGAGGTGCCTATGGGCAGCTTCCAGGGCAGGACAGTGACCATCTGGGAGCTGATCAGCTCTGAGTACTTCACAGAGGAACAGAGGCTGGAGCTGCTGCGTCAGTTCCGTACAGGCAAGGTCACTGTGGAGAAGATCATTAAGATTGTCATCACCATCGTGGAAGAGGTGGAGACTGTGCGGCGTGAGAAACTCTCCTTCAGTGGTCTCCGTGCCCCGGTGCCGGCCAGTGAACTCTTGGCTGCTGGGGTCCTCAGCAGTGCTCAGTTTGAGCAGCTCAAGGACGGCAAGACATCGGTCAAGGATCTGTCGGAGGTGGACTCTGTGCGGACGCTCCTCCAGGGCACTGGTTGCCTCGCTGGCATCTACTTGGAGGACTCCAAAGAGAAGGTGACCATCTACGAGGCCATGCGGCGTGGCCTGCTCAGGCCCAGCACGGCCGCGCTCCTGCTTGAGGCCCAGGCAGCCACCGGCTTCCTGGTGGACCCTGTGCGGAACCAGCGCCTGTATGTCCACGAGGCCGTGAAAGCGGGCATCGTGGGCCCCGAGCTGCACGAGAAGCTGCTATCGGCTGAGAAGGCCGTCACCGGCTACAAGGACCCGTACTCGGGTAACACCATCTCCCTGTTCCAGGCCATGAAGAAGGGCCTTGTCCTCAGAGACCACGGCATCCGCCTGCTGGAGGCCCAGATCGCCACGGGCGGCATCATCGACCCGGTGCACAGCCACCGCGTGCCCGTGCACGTGGCCTACCAGCGCGGCTACTTTGACGAGGAAATGAACCGCGTCCTGGCAGACCCGAGCGATGACACCAAGGGCTTCTTCGACCCCAACACGCATGAAAACCTAACCTACCGGCAGCTATTGGAGCGCTGTGTGGAGGACCCCGAGACCGGCCTGCGCCTCCTGCCGCTGAAGGGGGCAGAGAAGGTGGAGGTGGTAGAGACCACGCAGGTGTATACGGAGGAGGAGACCCGGAGGGCATTTGAGGAGACGCAGATTGACATCCCGGGTGGCGGCAGCCATGGCGGCTCCACCATGTCCCTGTGGGAGGTGATGCAGTCGGACTTAATCCCCAAGGAGCAGCAGGCACGCCTCATGGCCGACTTCCAGGCTGGCCGGGTGACCAAGGAGCGCATGATCATTATCATCATTGAAATCATCGAGAAGACCGAGATCATCCGCCAGCAGAACTTGGCTTCCTATGACTACGTCCGCCGCCGCCTCACCGCCGAGGACCTATATGAGGCCCGGGTCATCTCCCGCGAGGCCTATAACCTACTCCGGGAGGGCACCAAGAGCCTCCGTGAGGTACTGGAGGCGGAGTCCGCCTGGCGCTACCTGTACGGCTCGGGCTGTGTGGCCGGCGTCTACCTCCCTGGCTCCAGGCAGACACTGACCATCTATCAGGCCCTCAGGAGGGGGCTGCTGAGCGCTGAGGTGGCCCGCTTACTGCTGGAGGCACAAGCAGCCACGGGTTTCCTTCTGGACCCAGTGAAGGGCGAGCGGCTCACCGTGGATGAGGCTGTGCGCAAGGGCCTGGTTGGCCCCGAGCTACACGACCGGCTGCTGTCAGCCGAGCGGGCCGTGACCGGCTACCGCGACCCCTACACGGAGCAGACCATCTCACTATTCCAGGCCATGAAGAAGGACCTGATCCCTGCCGAGGAGGCCTTACGGCTGCTGGATGCCCAGCTGGCCACAGGTGGCATCGTAGACCCACACCTGGGCTTCCACCTTCCACTGGAGGTAGCCTACCAGCGTGGCTACCTCAGTGTGGACACACACGACCAGCTGTCGGAGCCCAGCGAGGTGCGCGCCTACGTGGACCCGTCCACGGACGAGCGCCTGAGCTACACGCAGCTGCTCCGGCGGTGCCGCCAGGACGAGAAGAGCGGCCAGCTGCTGCTGCCGCTCTCAGACGCCCGCAAGCTGACCTTCCGTGGCCTGCGCAAGCAGATCACAGTGGAAGAGCTGGTGCGTTCGCAGGTCATGGATGAGGCCACAGCACGGCAGCTGCAGGAGGGCCTGGCCTCTGTCGAGGAGGTCACCAAGAACCTGCAGAAGTTCTTGGAGGGCACCAGCTGCATCGCCGGGGTGTTTGTCGATGCCACCAAGGAGCGGCTGTCGGTGTACCAGGCCATGAAGAAGGGCATCATCCGGCCCGGCACGGCCTTTGAGCTCCTAGAGGCCCAGGCGGCCACTGGCTACATCATCGACCCCATCAAGGGGCTCAAGCTGACCGTGGAGGAAGCTGTGCGCATGGGCATTGTGGGTCCAGAGTTCAAGGACAAGCTGCTGTCGGCCGAGCGCGCTGTCACCGGCTATAAGGACCCTTACTCTGGGAAGCTCATCTCTCTGTTCCAGGCCATGAAGAAGGGCCTGATCCTCAAGGACCACGGCATCCGCCTGCTGGAGGCCCAGATTGCCACGGGCGGCATCATTGACCCCGAGGAGAGCCACCGGCTGCCCGTGGAGGTGGCCTACAAGCGCGGCCTGTTTGACGAGGAGATGAACGAGATCCTGACCGACCCCTCAGATGACACCAAGGGCTTTTTCGACCCCAACACGGAGGAGAACCTCACCTACCTGCAGCTGATGGAGCGCTGCATCACCGACCCCCAGACGGCCCTCTGCCTCCTGCCATTGAAGGAGAAGAAGCGGGAGCGGAAGACGTCCTCCAAGTCCTCCGTGCGCAAGCGCCGCGTGGTGATCGTGGACCCTGAGACGGGCAAGGAGATGTCGGTGTATGAGGCCTACCGCAAGGGCCTGATTGACCACCAGACGTACCTGGAGTTGTCCGAGCAGGAGTGCGAGTGGGAGGAGATCACCATCTCCTCCTCGGATGGCGTGGTCAAGTCCATGATCATTGACCGCCGCTCCGGCCGCCAGTACGACATTGATGAGGCCATCACCAAGAACCTCATTGACCGCTCGGCGCTGGACCAGTACCGCGCCGGCACGCTCTCCATCACTGAGTTTGCCGACATGCTCTCGGGCAACGCCAGCGGCTTCCGCTCCCGCTCATCCTCTGTGGGGTCCTCCTCCTCCTATCCCATCAGCCCAGCCGTCTCCAGAACCCAGCTGGCCTCCTGGTCCGACCCCACTGAGGAGACGGGCCCCGTGGCCGGCATCCTGGACACAGAGACACTGGAGAAGGTGTCGATCACAGAGGCCATGCACCGGAACCTGGTGGACAACATCACCGGGCAGCGGCTGCTGGAGGCGCAGGCCTGCACCGGGGGCATCATTGACCCCAACACCGGCGAGCGCTTCCCCGTCACCGACGCCGTCAACAAGGGCTTGGTGGACAAGATCATGGTGGACCGCATCAACCTGGCCCAGAAGGCCTTCTGCGGCTTCGAGGACCCACGCACCAAGACCAAGATGTCGGCCGCCCAGGCCCTGAAGAAGGGCTGGCTCTACTACGAGGCAGGCCAGCGCTTCCTGGAGGTGCAGTACCTGACGGGAGGCCTGATCGAGCCCGACACGCCCGGCCGCGTTCCCCTGGACGAGGCCCTGCAGCGCGGCATGGTGGATGCCCGCACCGCCCAGAAGCTGCGTGACGTGGGCGCGTACTCCAAGTACCTCACTTGCCCCAAGACCAAGCTCAAGATCTCCTACAAGGACGCGCTAGACCGCAGCATGGTGGAGGACGGCACGGGGCTGCGGCTGCTGGAGGCTGCTGCCCAGTCCAGCAAGGGCTATTACAGCCCCTACAGCGTCAGCGGCTCTGGCTCGACGACCGGCTCCCGCACCGGCTCGCGCACTGGCTCCCGAGCCGGTTCCCGCCGGGGCAGCTTTGATGCCACCGGCTCCGGCTTCTCCATgaccttctcttcctcctcctactCCTCCTCGGGCTACGGCCGCCGCTATGCATCAGGGCCCACGTCCTCCGTGGGGGGCCCCGAGTCTGCTGCAGCCTGAAGCCTGCCTGccccccccacctgccctcctgcTCTGCATGTGGCCAGGCTCCCCGCCCAGGCGCTGGCTCTTTCTTTGCTGTTTAAAGGTGTCTTCCTCCTAAGCGGTGCCTAAAGTTTAACCAAAAAGACCAgactaatatattaatatatacatgcTGTCCAGACAGCTTATGTCTTGGGGGACAGGGTCGATCCAGCCACACTGACCACCTCTCCCCCAGGCCCCTCCTCTCTACCTGCCACTCACCACAGCCAGGTGCCTTGGAGGGTCCAGAGCCAGGCCCCCAACTTAGCCCTCCCATCTTCCCAGGGAGGGGTCTACTTGGTGGAGGTCCCCTGCCCTACAGGCCGGCCACACCCAACGACCAACCAATCCTAGCTGCTTTGGGCGGCCTGTCACTAGCAGGGCTCTCAGGGCCTCCATTTTTCATCTGTTTCCAGAACTGACCTGTTGGCTCAGTGGGCCTTGCCAGGGACGGAGGGGACCTGGGCCAGCCATCTCTTCCAGCCTGCCCAGAGAAGCCCCTCCCCCATGGGAAGGTGAGGGTCCAGTCCGCAGAACCAGCCTGGGCCCAGGTCCTGCACAGCCCCTAACCCCCAACACTCTCCTGAGACCCCAGGCCTCTGGCTTCAGCCTTTTAGCCTCAGCTCCCTAGTAAGTGCCTTCTGTGTCCCCCTCGTACCCCAGGCCCCAAGGACCCAGGCCTGAGGTGGGAGATACACCCTCCTGGTGAATCTCGGGTGTGCTGGTTCTTCTCCCCCATGGACTCCGTGGCCCATTGAGCCTGGGGTGCTGCCTGCCTGTCTCTCCAGGGAGCTCAGCCCTTCATTGGTCCCAGGGACACTGGCTGGATGGTCTGTGCCAACCCAGGCAGCCCAGCCCAGTCCCTGCCCCACCGAGCCCCCAGTCTTGGTGACTTTCACCCCTGCCTCTACCCTCTGACTGTGCTTTGCATGTTCCACTAACCTGGGCAGGTGGTGGGTGGAGGCGCCAGGCTTCCGGCTGCCTCCGTGAGGGCAGAACACTAACCTGACCATGGGCGGGCCTGTGGTGCCCGCCCCAATAAAAGCAATTCCACCCTCCTGTGGGTCCTGCGTCACTCTTTTGTCCTGGGGTCAAGTGTGCGTTGAGGTACGGTGGATGCTACAGCCCCGGGCTCGGAGTTTGGCTGCTGTGTCCTGGCCCAGGGCAGAGGAGCTGGGCCTCAGCGAAGACATTGGCCTGAGGCCACATGTCTCAGGCCAGAGAAACCCAGGTGAGCAGGCCTGAGCAGAGGCCAGGCGGAGGCTGGACCAGCTGCTGGCCATTCCCCGCCCTGCTGTCAGTTCAGGTGATGACCTGTCACTGCACAGCCCCTTCGGCTGGGTTTGTGATCGGCACTTCTGAGGTGGGGTGTCACATGCCCTCATATCAGTCTGCCATCAGCTGTGCCCCCCACCGCAGTGTGGAAATAAGCTGGTTCCCATCAGCCAAGGGTGGCCCTTCAGAGGAGGGTGTTGGGAGCCGGAGCAGAGCCTCAGCCCCCTGCTGGCGTCACCCTGGCCCCTCCGGTCCACTTGCCCCTCACATTTGTATTACAGCCTCTCTAGGTTTCTTCCTGGGAAAACTTAGAAGGAGGGTGAGTGGACACCTACAGCCCCCTAAGCCCCTGGTCCTGAGGCCACAAGTGATGCTCATCTCCTGCTTTGCCCGGGGCAGGTGGCGACCAGACCCTCATCTTTGGGGTCTGTGTTGTGGTGACCATGCCCCTGTCGGGCTCTGCTCGCCTTGACCACTTACAGTTGAAGCTAGTTCAGAAATACTGAGGTGCCCTGGACTGTGGCCTACCTCCACGTGACGGTCAGGACCATCCCTGCCAGGATGGTGACTGCCTGGCCTGCTGGTCCACTGGAATAAAGAACTGTCATGGTGGCAGCCATAGCTGTAAGTTGAGTGTGACACTTTCTCACTGTGTCTCAGGTGGTGGTGTTTTTCTTCTGGAGACCAGGACTATTATGTTCTCACAGCCTTTTAGAGGAGGTCTCAGAGTCGCTGCTATCTGTGCTTGTGCTGTTCTCGGGGGGCCTGAGAAAGCTTCCACTTCATGGGCTCTGGCTCTGAGACCTGGCTGAGACGGGGAAGCAGACCCATGATTATATTTTCATTGATAACGTTGAtgtagaattttctttttgttctatatGTAATAAGCTAGTGGCTTTCAAAGCATGGCCCCTGGACCACCAGCACCAGGACCACCTGGGAGCTCGTGAGATGCACAGTCTcgaccccaccccaggccctttGAACTAGAAACTCTGGGGCTTGACCCAGCTACTCATGTTTTAAGCCCTGCAGGTGATTGGCAGGAGCTAGAGAACTACTTGTCAGCTGCCCCTCACTGGCTGCCCATCTCTTTCATGTCTCAGGGCTACATGCTCTGTAAGCTGTCCTCGTATATCCCCATGGACCAGGCTCTCCGGCTGCCATTTCACCCTTCCCGTCTGTGTTcagctggggctgctgtaacaagtacTGCAGACTGGGGACtgaaaaaaacagatattttttcacagttctggaagctagaagtcttgAGTTCAAactgtgggcagggctggttcctgctga
Above is a window of Rhinolophus sinicus isolate RSC01 linkage group LG12, ASM3656204v1, whole genome shotgun sequence DNA encoding:
- the PLEC gene encoding plectin isoform X10 — translated: MSGEDHQEQPTAEDGSNGGSSSPSPGDTLPWNLGKTQRSRRRGGGSGGNGSVLDPAERAVIRIADERDRVQKKTFTKWVNKHLIKAQRHISDLYEDLRDGHNLISLLEVLSGDSLPREKGRMRFHKLQNVQIALDYLRHRQVKLVNIRNDDIADGNPKLTLGLIWTIILHFQISDIQVSGQSEDMTAKEKLLLWSQRMVEGYQGLRCDNFTSSWRDGRLFNAIIHRHKPMLIDMNKVYRQTNLENLDQAFSVAERDLGVTRLLDPEDVDVPQPDEKSIITYVSSLYDAMPRVPDVQDGVKANELQLRWQEYRELVLLLLQWIRHHTASFEERRFPSSFEEIEILWCQFLKFKETELPAKEADKNRSKGIYQSLEGAVNAGQLKMPPGYHPLDVEKEWGKLHVAILEREKQLRSEFERLESLQRIVSKLQMEAGLCEEQLNQADALLQSDIRLLATGKAAQRAGEVERDLDKADHMLRILFNDVQSLKDGRHPQGEQMYRRVYRLHERLVAIRTEYNLRLKAGVAAPVTQVTQVTQSTQSTQRRPELEDSTLRYLHDLLAWVEENQRRVDSAEWGVDLPSVEAQLGSHRGLHQSIEEFRAKIERARTDEGQLAPAIRGTYRDCLGRLDLQFAKLLNSSKARLRSLESLHGFVAAATKELMWLSEREEEEVGFDWSERNANMAAKKESYSALMRELELKEKKIKEIQSTGDRLLREDHPARPTVESFQAALQTQWSWMLQLCCCIEAHLKENTAYFQFFSDVREAEEQLRKLQETLRRKYTCDRSITVTRLEDLLQDAQDEKDQLSEYRGHLSGLAKRAKAIVQLKPRTAVHPTRGSIPLLAVCDYKQVEVTVHKGDKCQMVGPAQPFHWKVVSSCGSEAAVPSVCFLVPPPNQEAQEAVSRLEAQHQALVTLWQQLHVDMKSLLAWQNFSRDLQLIRSWSLVTFRTLKPEEQRQALRALELHYQAFLRDSQDASSFGPEDRLQAEREYSSCSRHYQQLLQSLEQGEQEESRCQRCISELKDIRLQLEACETRTVHRLRLPLDKEPARECAQRIAEQQKAQAEVEGLGKGVARLSAEAEKVLALPEPSPAAPTLRSELELTLGKLEQVRSLSAIYLEKLKTISLVIRSTQGAEDVLRVHEEQLKEAQAVPATLPELEATKAALKKLRAQAEAQQPVFDALRDELRGAQEVGEQLQQRHGERDVEVERWRERVTQLLERWQAVLAQTDVRQRELEQLGRQLRYYRESADPLGAWLQDAKQRQEKIQAVPLANSQAVREQLRQEKALLEEIERHREKVEECQRFAKQYINAIKDYELQLVTYKAQLEPVASPAKKPKVQSGSESVIQEYVDLRTRYSELTTLTSQYIKFISETLRRMEEEERLAEQQRAEERERLAEVEAALEKQRQLAEAHAQAKAQAEREAQELQRRMQEEVVRREEAAVDAQQQKRSIQEELEHLRQSSDAEIQAKARQVEAAERSRLRIEEEIRVVRLQLENTERQRGGAEDELQALRARAEEAEAQKRQAQEEAERLRRQVKDETQRKRQAEAELALRVKAEAEAAREKQRALQALEELRLQAEEADRRLRQAEVERARQVQVALETAQRSAAVELQSKRASFAEKTAQLERTLQEEHVTVTQLREEAERHAQQQAQAERAREEAERELERWQLKANEALRLRLQAEEVAQQKSLAQAEAEKQKEEAEREARRRGKAEEQAVRQRELAEQELEKQRQLAEGTAQQRLAAEQELIRLRAETEQGEQQRQLLEEELARLQREAAAATQKRQELEAELAKVRAEMEVLLASKARAEEESRSTSEKSKQRLETEASRFRELAEEAARLRALAEEAKRQRQLAEEDAARQRAEAERVLAEKLAAISEATRLKTEAEIALKEKEAENERLRRLAEDEAFQRRRLEEQAAQHKADIEERLAQLRRASESEMERQRALVEDTLRQRRQVEEEILALKASFEKAAAGKAELELELGRIRGDAENTLRSKEQAEVEAARQRQLAAEEEQRRREAEERVQKSLAAEEEAARQRKAALEEVERLKAKVEEARRLRERAEQESARQLQLAQDAAQKRLQAEEKAHAFAVQQKEQELQQTLQQEQSMLERLRGEAEAARSAAEEAEEARERAEREAAQSRRQVEEAERLKQAAEEQAQARAQAQAAAEKLRKEAEQEAARRTQAEQAALRQKQAADAEMEKHKKFAEQTLRQKAQVEQELTTLRLQLEETDHQKGILDEELQRLKAEVTEATRQRGQVEEELFSVRVQMEELGKLKARIEAENRALILRDKDNTQRFLEEEAEKMKQVAEEAARLSVAAQEAARLRQLAEEDLAQQRALAEKMLKEKMQAVQEATRLKAEAQLLQQQKELAQEQARRLQEDKEQMAQQLVQETQGFQRTLEAERQRQLEMSAEAERLKLRVAEMSRAQARAEEDAQRFRKQAEEIGEKLHRTELATQEKVTLVQTLEIQRQQSDQDADRLREAIAELEREKEKLREEARSLQLKSEEMQTVQQEQLLQETQALQQSFLSEKDSLLQRERFIEQEKAKLERLFQDEVAKAQELREEQRRQQQQMEQEKQQLLASMEEARRQQREAEEGVRRKQEELQRLEQQRQQQEKLLAEENQRLRERLQQLEEEHRAALAHSQVVASKILPNGRDAPDGPATDAEPEHAFDGLRRKVPAQRLQEVGILSMEEVQRLEQGHTTVAQLSQREDVRRYLQGRSSIAGLLLEPTGEKLSVYAALQRQLLSPGTALILLEAQAASGFLLDPVRNRRLTVNEAVKEGLVGPELHHKLLSAERAVTGYKDPYTGEQISLFQAMKKDLIVRDHGIRLLEAQIATGGIIDPVHSHRVPVHVAYQRGYFDEEMNRVLADPSDDTKGFFDPNTHENLTYLQLMERCVEDSETGLRLLPLTDQAAKGGELVYTDSEARDVFEKATVSAPFGKFQGRTVTIWELINSEYFTAEQRRDLLRQFRTGKVTVEKIIKIVITVVEEHEQKGQLCFEGLRALVPAAELLDSQVINRDLYRQLQRGERSVQEVAEVDAVRQALRGTNVIAGVWLEEAGQKLSIYEALKKELLQPEVAVALLEAQAGTGHIIDPATSARLTVDDAVRAGLVGPELHEKLLSAEKAVTGYKDPYSGQSVSLFQALKKGLIPKEQGLRLLDAQLSTGGIVDPSRSHRVPLDVACARGYLDKETSKALLAPRDDAKTYYDPSTREPVTYGQLQQQCRPDQLTGLSLLPLSEKAARARQEEIYSELQARETFQKTTVEVPMGSFQGRTVTIWELISSEYFTEEQRLELLRQFRTGKVTVEKIIKIVITIVEEVETVRREKLSFSGLRAPVPASELLAAGVLSSAQFEQLKDGKTSVKDLSEVDSVRTLLQGTGCLAGIYLEDSKEKVTIYEAMRRGLLRPSTAALLLEAQAATGFLVDPVRNQRLYVHEAVKAGIVGPELHEKLLSAEKAVTGYKDPYSGNTISLFQAMKKGLVLRDHGIRLLEAQIATGGIIDPVHSHRVPVHVAYQRGYFDEEMNRVLADPSDDTKGFFDPNTHENLTYRQLLERCVEDPETGLRLLPLKGAEKVEVVETTQVYTEEETRRAFEETQIDIPGGGSHGGSTMSLWEVMQSDLIPKEQQARLMADFQAGRVTKERMIIIIIEIIEKTEIIRQQNLASYDYVRRRLTAEDLYEARVISREAYNLLREGTKSLREVLEAESAWRYLYGSGCVAGVYLPGSRQTLTIYQALRRGLLSAEVARLLLEAQAATGFLLDPVKGERLTVDEAVRKGLVGPELHDRLLSAERAVTGYRDPYTEQTISLFQAMKKDLIPAEEALRLLDAQLATGGIVDPHLGFHLPLEVAYQRGYLSVDTHDQLSEPSEVRAYVDPSTDERLSYTQLLRRCRQDEKSGQLLLPLSDARKLTFRGLRKQITVEELVRSQVMDEATARQLQEGLASVEEVTKNLQKFLEGTSCIAGVFVDATKERLSVYQAMKKGIIRPGTAFELLEAQAATGYIIDPIKGLKLTVEEAVRMGIVGPEFKDKLLSAERAVTGYKDPYSGKLISLFQAMKKGLILKDHGIRLLEAQIATGGIIDPEESHRLPVEVAYKRGLFDEEMNEILTDPSDDTKGFFDPNTEENLTYLQLMERCITDPQTALCLLPLKEKKRERKTSSKSSVRKRRVVIVDPETGKEMSVYEAYRKGLIDHQTYLELSEQECEWEEITISSSDGVVKSMIIDRRSGRQYDIDEAITKNLIDRSALDQYRAGTLSITEFADMLSGNASGFRSRSSSVGSSSSYPISPAVSRTQLASWSDPTEETGPVAGILDTETLEKVSITEAMHRNLVDNITGQRLLEAQACTGGIIDPNTGERFPVTDAVNKGLVDKIMVDRINLAQKAFCGFEDPRTKTKMSAAQALKKGWLYYEAGQRFLEVQYLTGGLIEPDTPGRVPLDEALQRGMVDARTAQKLRDVGAYSKYLTCPKTKLKISYKDALDRSMVEDGTGLRLLEAAAQSSKGYYSPYSVSGSGSTTGSRTGSRTGSRAGSRRGSFDATGSGFSMTFSSSSYSSSGYGRRYASGPTSSVGGPESAAA